Genomic DNA from Osmia lignaria lignaria isolate PbOS001 chromosome 6, iyOsmLign1, whole genome shotgun sequence:
AAGCCGCGTACGTGCGGTTTGACTACAATATCCCACGTGGCGCGAGCATCGGCGTATACGCGCGGAGAAATGCTCTTCCCACGCACACGCAATACGATCTGCTGGAGGTGTTGAGCGGCTTCAAGGCGAGGACCACTCGGGCGTCCCATGTTAGTGTTATTGTATGTGCCACTGccccatttttcattttcttttctatcatAGGACTCGTAGAACCGCCTATCAACATCTTCTATTCAGATGTcctgaagaaaatttattttttattcttttttttttgaacaatTTCAAATCTACGGTTCAAAAGGTcgtcttttttttattatttttttccctGAAATGTAATGGAGGAATTGAGAGTATCGATGGAGCGTTTCTGAGATTTGTATTGATTTCTCGTGTAGCCTTCGATCAAGAAAGAAGTGACTCACTATATGGAGCCTGGTCATTGGTTCCTCTCGTTGTACAATGATGATGGAGATCCACAGGAGGTGTCTTTTATAGCCATAATCGCTGAAGATATGACGCACAATTGTCCTAACGGGTGCAGCGGAAAGGGTGAATGTTTGCTGGGTCACTGTCAATGCAATCCTGGCTTCGGTGGAGAGGATTGCAGCGAAAGTGTCTGCCCGGTTCTCTGTAGCCAGCGTGGTAAGTGTAGGGTTTGTTTAGGGGTCCTAATCTGGGTCCTCCCAAAAATGTATTTAGATTATCTTCCTCATCcttctaaaattttaatatcttgaaattCTAGATTTCTAAAATCCCCAAATTTCAGAACTTCCCCACTCCCAAATATATTCTAGTTACACCAATGGTCCCAATTTCAATTACCCTCATCGGTATCATTAATTTCCGTGCAATTACAGGAGAATACATAAACGGAGAGTGTCAGTGCAACCCCGGCTGGAAAGGGAAGGAGTGTTCCCTGCGCCACGACGAATGTGAAGTGCCCGATTGCAATGGACATGGCCACTGCACCAACGGGAAGTGTAATTGCGTGCGCGGTTATAAAGGAAAGTACTGCGAGGAAGTGGACTGTCCTCACCCAACCTGTTCCGGTCACGGTTTCTGCGCCGAAGGTACTTGCATCTGTAAAAAAGGATGGAAAGGTGCGGATTGCAGTCAAATGGACAAGGAAGCACTGCAGTGTCTACCAGACTGCAGCGGACATGGGAACTTTGATCTTGAGACGCAGACCTGCCTATGCGAGCCTATGTGGTCTGGCGATGACTGTTCGAAAGGTAATACGAGAGAATAGATATCTTGTAGTAGGGGGTTTTGTTGACCCTTAGAGCAGTGGCGGGCAGATCAATTGGAGAGTTCAGGTTCAGCAGCAAATGTGTTAATAATGgttttatgaaaatataatttttaaaattcaattacttATTAAGCTATAAATTTATTAGACGCGGATATAAATACTCATCGGATCCAAATTCATTTTTAGACGAAGAATCGCTTGCTCTCAGGTGTCTtcaattctttaaataaattcagTATGCATATTTATCATTCTATTCATATGTTTCCAGGTTATACGTCAATTTTACGACCGATTCTGTTTGACCCCTTTACTAATAACGTGACATTGATACCTTCTCGTTGACTAACTTGATTTTATTCTAAACAAAAACTATTGACTTGCTAGCTTTTATATGTTGCTTGTCCCCACTAATACCATAAAAGACTAGAAATCTAAAAACATTTGTGTAATTCAAAATTTCCTGTCTTTTTCAGAATTATGCGATCTGGACTGTGGGCCCCACGGCCACTGCGTGGACAATGCCTGCGACTGCCTGCCCGGATGGTCCGGCGAATTGTGCAATTTGAAGCAATGCGATCCTAGATGCAATGAACATGGTCAATGCAAGAATGGAACATGCTTGTGCGTGACTGGGTGGAACGGGAAACATTGTACCATGGAAGGATGCCCGAATTCGTGTTCTGGTCATGGCCAGTGCAGAGTCAGCAACGATGGCCAATGGGAGTGCAGGTGTTACGATGGCTGGGATGGCAAAGACTGCAACGTGCTTCTTGAACAGAATTGCAACGACGGAAGAGACAACGATAAAGGTATGGTATGAATAAAAACgaaattcaaagaaatttttACCGTCTTTACAGATTCAAGATTTAACCCTAAAAAGACCAAGAAAGGGGGCTTGTCGAACCCACCGGTCATaaagtattgaaaatatttgaaactctagaattttagaatgttgATATTTGAGgatataaaaattttggaattttagaattttagtgtTAAAATCCCCGAATGACGAGGTGGTCAGTCCACATAGGAAGAGGGAGCCTATCTTGGCCCCTATTTGTTAGGGGCCCCTCAAAAATCGAATTTTCAACATCTCTTTCATAAGTCTATCAGAAATCCTACCCCAATGCCATAAACCCTTATTCTGACCTGAATCAATATATTCTTTCCAGACGGTCTGATCGATTGCGCGGATCCGGAATGTTGCTCGAATCATATATGCCGTAGCAGTCAGCTTTGCGTGTCGGCCCCGAAGCCGATCGATATACTTCTGCGAAAGCAACCGCCGGCTATCACCGCTTCCTTCTTCGAGaggatgaaatttttaatcgaCGAGGGTAGTTTGCAGAACTACGCCCGACAAGAAACCTTCAACGAGAGGTGAGTTAACAAAGCTTGTGTCGGCAGCACGATGGATCGCGTGCGCGATTCGTATTTCGTTGACCCGcgatcggtttgtctcgttatCGATCACCTTTCGATCAAATACATACGTTATTACTCGCTCGTGGTAACCGTGTCCGTCCCGACTTTGATGTTACGTGGTACAGTTCTATAAATACACATCCGGTTACAGACACCCGGAATCATCAAAACAGATAACATATAGTGTTACAATTATGCCGTATACACCTTAAAACAGATGCATGTGTTTATATGGGTCTACTAAAAGTCATTAACGGGTGTACCGAGCATGACGTCTTATGACGCCGTCCGGGTACCGTGTTTCTCCGATTTGTATACAATCTAAAGACTAATTCGATGTTGTCCGCAGGGCACTTAAGTGCCCTCGTGCTTTCCACGGGCTCGAATTTATTCTACTGCGGACCGGTTCGGATCTGTGCCCGTAAATTTGCCTGCGGGCAACCGGGCATGTGCATTCCTGCCCTAGAAACACATGCATATACTACTATATACTTATTCGTTATACGTTACAAGAGACACTAAAGACGTATACAATAGATATATGATATATTCTCTGCGTTGTTGTGACCCGTGTGAAATCACATCCCAAAAGTTTTATACATATGTTTGTACGTACGTGTGCGCGAGCGTGTGCCCTGCACTGAACCCCGTCTCCATTCTATTTCATTCTCATTCTGAACACGATTGATCTTTATCGATATTTATACGTGTTAACACGTTCGGACCCACTTGGCTGGATTTACCTATAGCATAGAGGCGAAGGGGTTGAAACCTGTTACCCCAGGCTCGAACGTGTTAATCTatctctatctctttctatcACCGTGTCCGTCCGAGTGAAGCTTGGCGTGAATGTGTGACTCCATGTTCGAGCATCAAGCTTTTCGCTACCGATTCAGGGATCCAGAAGTCTAAATTTCTTTAtcctttcattaaaaaaaaaaaaatattactctgaactaataaatttcttttctcttctacctctctttctctctctctctctctatctatctatcttctCCATCTAGCTTTGCCTTTAATCACATCATTTTTAACTCGGTTCTGTTTTATCCGTGCTGCCCGGTCAGTATGTTCTGGAATCACTTCAATACAAGGTAAGAAATTTCGTCGACGAGAAAAaatggaacaaaaaaaaaatacacccgTTTGCGAGTTAGTAGAGTGTAAGCAGAGTCGAATAGCTGCTGCTGTTTGACGATATTTTCATGCATTTGGTATCATGTGTACATAATCAAAATCCTGCATCCAAACGGGGTTGCTCGTGGACGTTCGATTCGAGGACGAGCCCGTGTCTTCATCGTTTGTCCGCAAATTGACGAAGACAAGCTACCTCGAATGAATTGTAACGCCACGTACCGCTaaccaataaaaaaaaaaaagaaaaggaagaacttTCATAACCTCTTCCTACCTCACCGAAACCTTCATCATTGTTTGACTCTTTCTCGTTGCATGGTTTGGTTACCTTATTATTCCTACGTTGTCTTTCGTGCCTTTTAAGTTGAGCTTCTGACTTTGTGTTAATCgtgtatatgtgtatgtatCTATTTGTATTTAATGACAGTTCGACGTCGACCGATGCTTCAGTGCCAAAGAGGCATCGAGGTATTACGTGGGAGTATGTCACCATTTTGCTACTATTTTGCGTCATCTAAGGGATAATAATTTCGACTGTTAAATTTAAGGAAAAAACTCTTAAAGCATAGGTCCTACTAGGTAGCCCTGTTAATAGGAGTTCACTACCAGGTTCCAGCCCAAGACActctctttcttcctccttTCCCATCTCTTCACAGGAACCCACCCTGGACGTTCATTACTCGATACTACCTCTTTAGCACTGAAAAGCAACGTCGGCAAGACTGAAATCGTGATTCGTAAAATTACACGATTTGAAACAGGTGCTGTCACATCGAAAGAGGATAAACATAATTCAATGACACTTTTCATCGTTCTTGATATTCGAAATGACAGCACATTTTTGTTATGCGCGACGATTAACTCCAATAACACTGcaagaaataaatttacaaatgataGTAATACTGTTGTAGATTGAAAATTAGTTTAGACGATAGCAATTGCtttgctgaaaaaaaaaaagtacacaCACCCGAGCTAACTATTATCCGGTGGTCGTTAATGTTCTTATTTCCTGACAGCCGTTCGGCCGTCGTTCGTGGCCGAGTTGTCACGCACCTTGGCACCGGACTAATGGGAGTACGAGTTAGCACCAGTACACCCCTGGAAGGTTTCACTCTGACGAGAGACGACGGTTGGTTCGATCTCTTGGTGAACGGCGGAGGCGCGGTCACCCTGCAGTTTGGCAGGTCGCCCTTCAAGCCGCAAAGCCACATAGTCTTTGTACCTTGGAACGAGGTAATAATCTAGGACCTGCGTACCAAACTAAATCCTATATCGAAGACTACATGTAACAAAAATCTTCGTTTCTTCAAGGTGGTAATTATCGACAAGATCGTGATGAGCACCGCCGAGGAGAAGCAACCCTTCCATGTCCCTCACGCTTGTGCCGCCCACGACTACGACCTAATGAAGCCAGTGGTCTTGGCCACCTGGAAGCACGGCTTTCAAGGCGCCTGTCCCGACAAGAGCGCCATTTTGGCAGAGTCCCAGGTCATCCAAGAGAGTCTTCAAATACCAGGCACTGGCTTGAACCTTGTATACCACAGCTCCAGAGCAGCCGGATATCTGTCCACCATTCAGTTGCAACTGACACCCGAAGTCATTCCACCGACTCTTAATTTAATTCACCTGAGAATCACCATTGAGGGCATTCTATTTGAGAAAATATTCGAGGCGGATCCTGTGATCAAGTTTACTTACGCGTGGAACCGACTGAACGTATATAGACAACGAGTCTATGGTGTGACTACAGCTATGGTGAAGGTGGGGTATGAGTACAGGGACTGTAAGGACATCATCTGGGACGTGCAAACGACGAAGCTCAGTGGCCACGATATGTCCATATCTGAAGTTGGAGGTTGGAACCTGGACATCCATCACAGGTATAACTTCCATGAAGGCATTCTGCAGAAAGGAGACGGATCCAACATCTACCTAAAGCAGAAGCCTCGAGTAATTCTTACAACCATGGGCGATGGGCATCAGAGGCCTCTGGATTGTTACGATTGCGATGGACAGGCCTCCAAGCAGCGACTGCTAGCGCCGGTTGCTCTTGCCACAGCTCCAGACGGATCCATCTTCGTCGGAGACTTCAATCTCGTTAGGAAAATCCTCGTTGATGGCACTGTCAGGACTGTCGTTAGGCTGAAGTAAGTCCCACGATTGAATTTCTAAAGCCCCTCGCATTATTTAATATTGCTTAATTGAATAAATGTTCTTTCAGTGCTACGAGAGTCTCCTACCGCTACCACATTGCCTTGAGTCCTCTGGACGGTTCCCTGTACATCTCTGACCCCGAGTCCCATCAGATCATCCGCGTGCGCGACACTAACGACTATTCCGACCCAGATCACAACTGGGAGACGGTGGTTGGTTCGGGAGAGCGGTGTCTCCCTGGGGACGAAGCTCACTGTGGCGATGGTGCACTGGCTCGGGACGCTAAACTGGCGTATCCCAAGGGGGTCGCCATATCAGCCGACAACGTACTGTACTTCGCCGATGGGACCAATATTAGGATGGTCGACAGGGACGGTATCATCACCACGGTGATCGGCAATCATATGCACAAGTCGCACTGGAAGCCTATTCCTTGCGAGGGCACACTGAACGTAGAAGAGGTTCATCTGCGGTGGCCCACTGAGTTGGCTATTAACCCCCTGGATAATTCCCTGCACATGATAGACGACCATATGGTGCTACAACTGGCTCCAGATGGTAGAGTCAAGGTGGTAGCTGGTCGTCCTCTCCACTGCGCCTCGCCGTCCTCCTCGTTTGACACCGAGCTGGCGACACACGCTACTCTGGTGATGCCGCAGAGCATCGCATTCGGCCCGTCCGGAAACCTGTACATCGCCGAGAGCGATTCACAGCGAATCAACCGCGTGAGGGTGATCGGAACCGACGGCAAGATCTCCCCTTACGCCGGCGCGGAGTCGAAGTGCAACTGTTTAGAGCGCGGCTGCGATTGCTTCGAAGCCGATCACTACCTGGCGTCCACTTCCAAGTTCAATACCATCTCCGCTGTTGCCGTATCCCCTGACGGAGTGGTTCACATCGGTGATCAGGCGAACTATAGGATCCGATCAGTGATGGCCAGTATCCCAGACGCCAGTGGCGCCAGGGAGTACGAGATCTACTCGCCGGACACCCAGGAAATCTACGTATTCAACCGATTCGGGCAGCACGTGGCTACTAAGAACATCCTGACAGGGGAGACAGTGTACCAATTCACGTACAATGTGAACACCAGTAATGGTAAACTCAGCACGGTCACTGACGCAGCGGGTAATAAGGTGTTCCTGCTGAGGGACTACAGCAGCCAGGTGAACTCCATCGAGAACACGAAGGGCCAGAAGTGCAGGCTTCGAATGTCTAGGATGAAGATGCTTCACGAGCTGAGCACGCCCGATAACTACAACGTTACGTTCGATTATCACGGGCCCACTGGGCTGCTGAAGACCAAATTGGACAGCACGGGCAGAAGTTTCGTATATAACTACGATGAATTCGGCAGACTAACCAGTGCAGTCACTCCTACGGGCAAGGTAATCAGTCTAACCTTCGATCTTAGCCTGAAGGGAGCTGTGGTGAAGGTGGGGCAAAACAACAGGAAGCCTATTTCGATGCTGATCAAGGGATCCTCGGTTGTTACGAAGGTTGGAGAGGCAGAACAAAGGACTACTGTCCTGGCCGATGGCTCCGTCGGCCAGGTAACACCCTGGGCCCATACAGTCAGCACGGACACCTTGCCTTACTCGGTCTTGGCTGAAATCGAGCCCCTGTTGGGCGAGAGCTACCCAGTGCCCGCTAAGCAGAGGACGGAAATTGCTGGTGATTTGGCGAACAGATTCGAGTGGCGATACTTCCTCAGAAAGCTTCAGTCCAACAAAAATAGGGGCAATTCAAAGTCTGTTGCTCAAGTTGGCAGGAAGCTGCGGGTTAACGGTGATATTTTGCTGTCTCTTGAATACGACAGAGAAACCAATAGCGTAGCTGTATTTATGGACGATGTAGAGCTTTTGAATGTGACCTACGATAGAACAGCGAGACCAGTGAAATGGGGTCCGAGGAATGGTATCTTCTCCGGAGTGGAACTGGAGTACGACCGCTTCAGTAGACTGACCAGTTGGACTTGGGGGGATATCAGTGAGACTTATGGCTTTGACAGAGCTGGGCGGTTATACGAGATCAAATACAGCGATGGTACGTCTATGGTGTATGCCTTCAAAGACATGTTCAGCAGTCTTCCACTGAAAGTGACCACGCCAAGGGGAAGCGACTACTTGCTGCAGTACGATGAAGCTGGGGCCTTGCAGTCTTTAACCACACCAAGAGGACACATTCATGCGTTCTCGTTGCAGACTTCGTTAGGATTCTACAAGTATCAGTACTACTCGCCCATGAACAGACATCCGtatgaaattttgtataatgaTGACGGGCAGATTTTAGCGAAGGTGTATCCACATCAAAGCGGCAAGGTTGCTTATATCTACGACCACACTGGGAAATTGGAGACTACTCTTGCTGGTATGTATATCTTCTTAGTAAAATTATTCCAAATTATAATTACGTTGGGGTATTCTCCGGGCATATGGTCAACGCAGACATTGGCGACAAGGGGGTCCTATTTCAAATTAATCTTCATTCACTTCCGCAGGATTGTCTTCGATCCACTACACATACCAAGAAACAACGAGCTTGGTCCACAGCATTGACATCAACGAACCAAACTTCGAAATGCGCATTGAGTACAAGTACCATGCTGGTATCGTCAAAGACGAGAAAATCAAATTCGGTAGCAAGAGCGGCCTGGACAATGCCCGATATCGTTACCAGTACGATGGTAATGCAAGAATTTCCAGCATTGAAGTAGACATCAATGGCAAACAGCTTCCTCAGTTACGGCTGAAGTACAACCAGAATTTGGGCATACTGGAAGGAGTCGGTGATCTTAGGATATACAGGAACCTGTTTAACCGATCAGTCATGCAGGACAGCAGCAAGCAGTTCTTCACGGTCACCGATTATGACGAACATGGACGGGTTAAGACTGTCCTTATGAATATTCGGTCACTGGATGTCTTCCGTATGGAGCTAGAGTATGATAATCGTAATCGCATAAAAATGAGGAAGATGTTAATTGGAAAAGATTCCATGAAGAAGGAATGGGCCAAGATAGAGAAGATCACATATAATGCGGATGGACATGTCCTAGAGGTGGCAGAGACTGAGAACAATTGGCAATATGCTTATGACGAAAATGGTAACGTGATTGGAGTGACAGAACACAATGAGAAGATCGCTTTGGGTTATGACAGCGGTGATCGTGTGGTCCAATATGGCGACGTTGAGTTCAATTCGTATGATAGCAGAGGATTCGTCGTCATTCGAGGGGAACATAAATACAGGTTTGTTCAGATTTCAATTATTCTGACATTTATTTCTCTGTCCACTAATTCCCATTTCTTCATTTTAGTCAACACCTCTGAAATATACACCCACCAAGTTTTCAGTGCCATCCAAAAAGACATCCCCCTCCTGAACCtatgataataatatttcttGCTTTGTATAGGTACAATTCGCGTGGTCAACTGATTCACGCATCAGAGCACAAGAAGTTCCAGATATGGTACTTCTACGACGACCGCGGACGCCTGGTAGCCTGGAACGACGACCGCGAGAATATCACGCAGTTCTTCTACGCGAATCCAAAGACGCCGGACCTGATCACGCACATTCACTTCCCGAAATCCGCGAAAACCTTCCGGTTCCTCTACGACGCCCGCAACTTCCTTATGACAGTGGAAACCTCCGAGCAGAGGTTCTACGTGGCGACGGATCAAAATGGTTCCCCCATAGCATTATTCGACACCAATGGAAATCTGATCAAAGAAATGAGACGCACGCCATTTGGCAAAATTATTAAGGACACCAACCCAGATTTCTACCTGCCCATCGATTTCCATGGTGGACTCCTGGACCCGATCACAAAACTGGTCTACCTGAACAAGAGGTTATATGATCCAACTGTTGGACAATGGATGACGCCAGCCTGGGAACAAATGGCGAACGAACTCACTACTCCGACCGACATTTTCATTTACCGCTTCCGCAACAATGATCCAGTGAACTTCAAACAGAACGTCGAGTACATGACTGACCTCGCCAGTTGGCTGAAATTGTACGGCTATGATATCTCCGCCATGCTGGGCTCGGAGTACATGAAGCACATGGTGTACCAGCCGACCGCTACCATCACGTCTCCTCAATTAACACCAGACTTCGGCGTCATGTCTGGGTTGCAGTGCATCGTGAATCGCGTGCACGAGAAATTCTCCGACCTAGGATTCGTTCCTAAACCTTTGCTGAAACTGGAACCAAAGACGAGGAACCTTCTTCCGCGAGTGGCCCACCGGCGTGCCGTTTTCGGTGAAGGTATCTTGGTATCCCGCATCGGTGGACGGGCGTTAGTCAGTGTAGTGGATGGTGTGAACAGCGTCGTCCAAGACGTGGTCACCTCGGTGTTCAACAACTCCTACTTCCTACCTCTCCACTTCAGTGTGCACGATCAGGATGTGTTCTATTTCGTGAAGGACAACGCGCTGAAGATTCGTGACGATATGGAGGAGCTGCGCCGTCTGGGAGGCATGTTCAACGTGTCCACTTACGAGACCACGGAGCACGGAGTGGGCACTTGGAAGGAACTGAAGCTACATAACCCGGATGCCGCGGTAGTGATCAGGTACGGGGCTGACCCTGAACAGGAGAGGCATAGGATATTGAAGCACATTCATAAGAGGGCCGTGGAAAGAGCCTGGGAAATCGAGAAGCAGTTGGTTATGGCTGGTTTCCAAGGCAGAGGAGACTGGTCGAAGGAGGAGAAGGACGAATTGATCAGCCGGGGGGCAGTGAACGGCTACGAGGGTGTAGATATCCACAGTGTCCACAGATATCCCCAACTAGCCGATGACCCCGGTAATGTTGCCTTCACTA
This window encodes:
- the Ten-m gene encoding teneurin transmembrane protein Ten-m isoform X4; this encodes MNYSQGKGRLYPAYSLSGSEGEENSPSLRSRTSAYPPNNHQTTQSHLNHYNASQHKQRAYQQQQQHPLYHMPSSGAGLSDTPTSGNASDETLTDSDLITVARDSALLVHNGCLLDNSAPRGPPDVPPRNPTMSRVNGRLPGSHTASDHERDPDLQPSCLVRSPSGGFYSIPKIPKNEYNNKNQSSGNSPIKVELQNNMDRVPLPYGHAPSMIPMRRQSIRCHFVKGVDWCSWKLIAMILLMVSLCITAVLAYVVVSSIVNRSYQGTKACTVLVGENADTKTLLSEGNKTSTSSTSSSQSNSRTRQQSSSGGSIKPSASMLEHVYIRKRRDTYNQHALHQTVASSFKPTVQLRSTVVQEDESSPRSSQPSALPLDEDRPGKIVHETAAYTDDPQPNETGSESGSSTTPMGTLLLALNLSDSSVTNSTPTTVASSSSVSVASYSYASSSVSLNRPSETPPGSAIELAYGHDSVIAVTTDPVTPEDVQSTGSTVDGGKVESSTVSEDDVSQHEESTLGIDTLDVENGTVSGVESLLESSTTGSSSVSTPGSTSDIEEPVPPVDESSAENSASEKNTSDNTSDVVKETRELSREDLSTEPDAPPSGLKSSEKSEELQRDYPLPIYNYGQEEVEIVKLNHGGESDTVTKTRLDRTSSFGNSVPRLGQNSDFRVITREESDEEFLREFEKKFREDATPTDQEEAPNDTHVPSNVPVEPNPPLTQQVKIIEVPVDRSHSSPSSASSASSSPHRVLVNITIASSDSSSKPLYVLSVSVPTDGAHQAPEVHQREESGSNVVSNTNDNRLPPPPQPPSSPPPPLWAGGECECSCPCMGSASDEWDNFSAIDENNEHEIDNSSLSVEPNKMAEEEVVKENFSTTEENGGSTDWTTANYDTESSSVDLSCSGSTPLPPEPTILILEGARTFPARSFPPDGTTFAQVGLGQKLSKEIPPYSYWNMQFYQSEAAYVRFDYNIPRGASIGVYARRNALPTHTQYDLLEVLSGFKARTTRASHPSIKKEVTHYMEPGHWFLSLYNDDGDPQEVSFIAIIAEDMTHNCPNGCSGKGECLLGHCQCNPGFGGEDCSESVCPVLCSQRGEYINGECQCNPGWKGKECSLRHDECEVPDCNGHGHCTNGKCNCVRGYKGKYCEEVDCPHPTCSGHGFCAEGTCICKKGWKGADCSQMDKEALQCLPDCSGHGNFDLETQTCLCEPMWSGDDCSKELCDLDCGPHGHCVDNACDCLPGWSGELCNLKQCDPRCNEHGQCKNGTCLCVTGWNGKHCTMEGCPNSCSGHGQCRVSNDGQWECRCYDGWDGKDCNVLLEQNCNDGRDNDKDGLIDCADPECCSNHICRSSQLCVSAPKPIDILLRKQPPAITASFFERMKFLIDEGSLQNYARQETFNESRSAVVRGRVVTHLGTGLMGVRVSTSTPLEGFTLTRDDGWFDLLVNGGGAVTLQFGRSPFKPQSHIVFVPWNEVVIIDKIVMSTAEEKQPFHVPHACAAHDYDLMKPVVLATWKHGFQGACPDKSAILAESQVIQESLQIPGTGLNLVYHSSRAAGYLSTIQLQLTPEVIPPTLNLIHLRITIEGILFEKIFEADPVIKFTYAWNRLNVYRQRVYGVTTAMVKVGYEYRDCKDIIWDVQTTKLSGHDMSISEVGGWNLDIHHRYNFHEGILQKGDGSNIYLKQKPRVILTTMGDGHQRPLDCYDCDGQASKQRLLAPVALATAPDGSIFVGDFNLVRKILVDGTVRTVVRLNATRVSYRYHIALSPLDGSLYISDPESHQIIRVRDTNDYSDPDHNWETVVGSGERCLPGDEAHCGDGALARDAKLAYPKGVAISADNVLYFADGTNIRMVDRDGIITTVIGNHMHKSHWKPIPCEGTLNVEEVHLRWPTELAINPLDNSLHMIDDHMVLQLAPDGRVKVVAGRPLHCASPSSSFDTELATHATLVMPQSIAFGPSGNLYIAESDSQRINRVRVIGTDGKISPYAGAESKCNCLERGCDCFEADHYLASTSKFNTISAVAVSPDGVVHIGDQANYRIRSVMASIPDASGAREYEIYSPDTQEIYVFNRFGQHVATKNILTGETVYQFTYNVNTSNGKLSTVTDAAGNKVFLLRDYSSQVNSIENTKGQKCRLRMSRMKMLHELSTPDNYNVTFDYHGPTGLLKTKLDSTGRSFVYNYDEFGRLTSAVTPTGKVISLTFDLSLKGAVVKVGQNNRKPISMLIKGSSVVTKVGEAEQRTTVLADGSVGQVTPWAHTVSTDTLPYSVLAEIEPLLGESYPVPAKQRTEIAGDLANRFEWRYFLRKLQSNKNRGNSKSVAQVGRKLRVNGDILLSLEYDRETNSVAVFMDDVELLNVTYDRTARPVKWGPRNGIFSGVELEYDRFSRLTSWTWGDISETYGFDRAGRLYEIKYSDGTSMVYAFKDMFSSLPLKVTTPRGSDYLLQYDEAGALQSLTTPRGHIHAFSLQTSLGFYKYQYYSPMNRHPYEILYNDDGQILAKVYPHQSGKVAYIYDHTGKLETTLAGLSSIHYTYQETTSLVHSIDINEPNFEMRIEYKYHAGIVKDEKIKFGSKSGLDNARYRYQYDGNARISSIEVDINGKQLPQLRLKYNQNLGILEGVGDLRIYRNLFNRSVMQDSSKQFFTVTDYDEHGRVKTVLMNIRSLDVFRMELEYDNRNRIKMRKMLIGKDSMKKEWAKIEKITYNADGHVLEVAETENNWQYAYDENGNVIGVTEHNEKIALGYDSGDRVVQYGDVEFNSYDSRGFVVIRGEHKYRYNSRGQLIHASEHKKFQIWYFYDDRGRLVAWNDDRENITQFFYANPKTPDLITHIHFPKSAKTFRFLYDARNFLMTVETSEQRFYVATDQNGSPIALFDTNGNLIKEMRRTPFGKIIKDTNPDFYLPIDFHGGLLDPITKLVYLNKRLYDPTVGQWMTPAWEQMANELTTPTDIFIYRFRNNDPVNFKQNVEYMTDLASWLKLYGYDISAMLGSEYMKHMVYQPTATITSPQLTPDFGVMSGLQCIVNRVHEKFSDLGFVPKPLLKLEPKTRNLLPRVAHRRAVFGEGILVSRIGGRALVSVVDGVNSVVQDVVTSVFNNSYFLPLHFSVHDQDVFYFVKDNALKIRDDMEELRRLGGMFNVSTYETTEHGVGTWKELKLHNPDAAVVIRYGADPEQERHRILKHIHKRAVERAWEIEKQLVMAGFQGRGDWSKEEKDELISRGAVNGYEGVDIHSVHRYPQLADDPGNVAFTRDTKRKRRKSGNRRNRIHRHDS